A segment of the Candidatus Zixiibacteriota bacterium genome:
GCTCGGAGCAACAACATCCAGCAAATCTCCATGCTGGCTATAATACCAAAGATTGTCATACAGATCGATTGCGCCAACGGAAAAGCAATTGGGGTGATTCGCCGGATATGCAACCCAATCGGAGCATGAGGCTTGCCAGGTATTGCATTTTATTTAGTATTCTGATTGTCAAAATCGATACACGATGGCCAGCGTGGATTCTTCTCCAGGGGATAATTCTAATGATATGTCCTTTGATTTTCTGACCGGCGCGGGGAAGTCCTGCAGGTGGGCATCAACGTAAGCGTCGATCATCGAAAAGAATATCGTGATGCCGGCGTACCAGATGTTGCTGTTGCGGCTGTCGCGGTAATCGGCATAGACGCGGAACGCTTCCGCTTTTTGTGAGGCGAGGCTGTCGGGCAGACTGCGCCAATCCTGGCGGGCATCGCCCGCCTTGATGCCAAAATCAACCATCTTGTAAATGAAGTACGATTCGATCAGGAAGATGACTCCGGATCTGAAATATTTTTTATTGGCATATTGTCCCCATCCGGGAAAGGCGACCGATTTTAGCATGGTCATCGACGGCGATCGTTTTGGTAACGGGCGAGTGTTCTCGGTCAGGTAGGCCTGGATGATGAGCGAGTCTTCCTGAAATTGATACAATTCCGGTATTAACCAAACAGTATCATTCGCTGGTTCGGGGACTGCGATAGTGGAATCAGTCGGATTTAATGAATCAGCCGGATTAACATCGGTCACACCGGCGCGGGCATGCGCAACCATGATCATAATAGCCGGGACAAGCAATACCATGAATCGAGTGAAATATTTATTTCTTACGGGGAGCATTGGTAAACACCCGTAAAACGCGATGAAGCGCCTCGATTACAATTTCTTTTCCGGAAAACTCGACTTCCTCACTGTCCATCATCCAGGTGTGTCCTTCGGCCGGACTGATACTCAAACGATGGCCGCGAATCATTTTGATTTTGTCGAGGTACTGATACTTGTCTTTTTTCAAAGCGCGAATAAAACCGGTAATTTTATCGCGGGCGCAATTCTCATCATATACCATGACGACCCGTCCGTCATCGGGGGCCGCGGCTGGAGCGAACGG
Coding sequences within it:
- a CDS encoding DUF5683 domain-containing protein yields the protein MLPVRNKYFTRFMVLLVPAIMIMVAHARAGVTDVNPADSLNPTDSTIAVPEPANDTVWLIPELYQFQEDSLIIQAYLTENTRPLPKRSPSMTMLKSVAFPGWGQYANKKYFRSGVIFLIESYFIYKMVDFGIKAGDARQDWRSLPDSLASQKAEAFRVYADYRDSRNSNIWYAGITIFFSMIDAYVDAHLQDFPAPVRKSKDISLELSPGEESTLAIVYRF